The sequence CACTGCTGGTCATCCCCTTGGTACTGGTCCTGGCGGACGGCTCCCGACGGTGCGGCGGCGGACCGGCCGGTGCCCCGCGGACCATCCTGGCATCCCCGTCGCTCACTGCTTCACCCGGTAGTGCTGCTTCTCGACCAGCACCCCGTCCTTGAAGCAGAACCGGACGACGGCGTCCTCGCCGAAGGCCGTCCCCCCGTTGTCGTCGAAGAGGTAGCGGACGCAGACCGACCCCTCCGGCGGGGTGGGGCCGGTGCCCTCCAGGTTCCGCAGGAAGAAGTCGCTGCCCCGCGGCAGCTGCTCGCGCACCTCCGCCTCCGGCATGCCGAGCTCCGCGCTGTCGTAGACCGACCGCCTCACCGTGGAATCCTCCGCGCCCCGGACGAAACCGACCACGCCCCAGATCAGCAGTCCGAGCACGGCCGCCAGCACCGTCACCCCGCCGACCGCGCAGCCGATCGCCGGGCTGCGCCGCTTCGGCGGCCCGGCCGCCGCCCCGGGCAGCCCGCCCGGCCAGGCATCCGCCTCCGGATACGCGGCCGCGATCTCCGGACCGGCCGCCGACCCGGTGTCGACGCCCTGGGCGCCGGCGCCGTCCACCCCCCGGTAGGGCAGCACGGCGGCCAGCCGGAACCCGGCCCCCGGGGTCGGACCGGCGTGCACCATCCCACCGACCAGCCGCGCCCGCTCGCGCAACCCGGTCAGCCCCTGGCCCCCGCTCACCACCGCCGGGGCGGCGCCACCGGCGCGCACCCCCACCGGTTCGGGCGCCGCCGGATTCACCACCTCCACCACCAGCGCGTCCGGCTCGTAGCGCAGCGCCACCGTGATCGGCGCCCCGGGAGCGTGCTTGTGCGCGTTGGTCAGCGCCTCCTGCACCACCCGGTACGCCGCGTGCCCGGCGGACGCGGCCAGCGGACGGCGCTCGCCGTCCCGGACCAGCGAGACCGGCGTGCCGGCCGCGCGGGAGGAGGCGACCAGCCCCTCGATCCCGTCCACTCCCCCGCCGCCGCCCCCGGGCCCGGGCCCGGCCACCGGTGCCGCCCCCGGCCCCTGACCCGGCGGGAGCGCCGTCGACTCGTCGTGCAGCACGCCGACCACCTCGCGCAGCTCCCGCATCGCCGCGACCGCGGCCAGCCGCAGCACCCCGACCGCCTCGCGCTGCCGGTCGGTGAGCGTCCGGTCGACCTCCAGCGCCCCCGTGTGCACCGAGATCAGGGCCAGCTGGTGGCCCAGGCTGTCGTGCATGTCCTGGGCGATCCGGTGCCGCTCACGCAGCCGCGCCTGGTGCGCGATCATCGCGTGCTCGCGCACCAGCTGCTCGTTGCGCTCGCGCAGCGCGTCGGTCAGCGCCCGGCGCTGCGCCCGGTACCGGCCCCAGAGCGCGGGCAGCACCGCGAGCAGCAGATAGCCGCCCAAGGAGAATCCGACGATGAGCTTGGCGGGGATCTGCCCGGCGTCCTTCACCAGCCCGAACAGGGTCATCAGCACCCAGCCCGCGGCGAACGAGCCGGCCAGCACCCCGACCCTGCGGATCCGGGCGCCGGCGGACCAGCCGACGCAGACCAGCAGCGGCAGCGTGCCGCCACCGAAGCCGCTGGCCACGGCGGTGAGCACCAGGGCGGTCGC comes from Streptomyces sp. TLI_053 and encodes:
- a CDS encoding histidine kinase, which encodes MTRAWSKAVRTALPGPWRFRLVMRELVGALLIAGLAAPIEVLSRTGLAVPTALVSAALFLLRRGLPATALVLTAVASGFGGGTLPLLVCVGWSAGARIRRVGVLAGSFAAGWVLMTLFGLVKDAGQIPAKLIVGFSLGGYLLLAVLPALWGRYRAQRRALTDALRERNEQLVREHAMIAHQARLRERHRIAQDMHDSLGHQLALISVHTGALEVDRTLTDRQREAVGVLRLAAVAAMRELREVVGVLHDESTALPPGQGPGAAPVAGPGPGGGGGGVDGIEGLVASSRAAGTPVSLVRDGERRPLAASAGHAAYRVVQEALTNAHKHAPGAPITVALRYEPDALVVEVVNPAAPEPVGVRAGGAAPAVVSGGQGLTGLRERARLVGGMVHAGPTPGAGFRLAAVLPYRGVDGAGAQGVDTGSAAGPEIAAAYPEADAWPGGLPGAAAGPPKRRSPAIGCAVGGVTVLAAVLGLLIWGVVGFVRGAEDSTVRRSVYDSAELGMPEAEVREQLPRGSDFFLRNLEGTGPTPPEGSVCVRYLFDDNGGTAFGEDAVVRFCFKDGVLVEKQHYRVKQ